Proteins co-encoded in one Natronorubrum daqingense genomic window:
- a CDS encoding metal-dependent hydrolase — translation MELTWYGHSTWHITVGETELLIDPFFDNPKTDLDPSDLETPDYVLLTHGHADHIAHAGEFAEATLVATPELVSYCQEEFGFEDAVGGMGMNLGGTVECGDAFVTMVRADHTNGIMTENDASGGMPAGFVISDADPADADSSSTTLYNAGDTSLMSEMRDVIGEHLEPDAAIVPIGDHFTMGPTQAGIAVDWLDVDTALPQHYDTFPPIEQDPADFEQAVSDAGSDAEVVALEGDESFSIGN, via the coding sequence ATGGAGCTCACCTGGTACGGCCACTCGACGTGGCACATTACGGTCGGAGAAACGGAGCTGCTGATCGACCCGTTTTTCGACAACCCCAAGACGGATCTCGATCCGTCGGACCTCGAGACTCCCGATTACGTCCTGTTGACACACGGCCACGCGGACCACATCGCCCACGCCGGCGAGTTTGCCGAGGCGACGCTGGTCGCGACACCCGAACTCGTCTCCTACTGCCAGGAGGAGTTCGGCTTCGAGGACGCCGTCGGCGGGATGGGGATGAACCTCGGGGGAACCGTCGAGTGTGGCGACGCGTTCGTCACGATGGTCCGTGCAGATCATACGAACGGCATCATGACCGAGAACGACGCGAGCGGCGGGATGCCCGCCGGCTTCGTGATCTCGGACGCCGACCCAGCAGACGCAGACTCCTCGTCGACCACGCTGTACAACGCCGGCGACACCAGCCTCATGAGCGAGATGCGCGACGTCATCGGCGAGCACCTCGAGCCGGATGCCGCCATCGTCCCCATCGGCGATCACTTTACCATGGGGCCCACCCAGGCCGGAATCGCCGTCGACTGGCTCGACGTCGACACCGCATTGCCACAACACTACGACACATTCCCGCCGATCGAACAGGACCCGGCGGACTTCGAGCAGGCAGTTTCCGACGCAGGTAGCGACGCGGAGGTCGTCGCACTCGAGGGAGACGAGTCGTTCTCGATCGGGAACTAG
- a CDS encoding OsmC family protein, which produces MAKQVTTVSDDGFAATNEVRDFEATIDPNGEESPDTLETLLSAYGSCYVPALRVGGQQRGVDDLGRIEIETTGDLNDDDKLESISFDISVEASIDDETGSEIIERANELCKVHDALKSELHAETSIQGDAA; this is translated from the coding sequence ATGGCAAAACAAGTCACGACAGTATCAGACGACGGATTCGCCGCGACGAACGAAGTGCGCGATTTCGAGGCGACGATCGACCCGAACGGTGAGGAGTCACCGGACACGCTCGAGACGCTCCTCTCTGCGTACGGAAGCTGCTACGTTCCCGCGCTCCGAGTTGGTGGCCAACAACGCGGCGTCGACGACCTCGGTCGGATCGAAATCGAGACGACGGGTGACCTCAACGACGACGACAAACTCGAGTCGATTTCCTTCGACATTAGCGTCGAAGCCTCGATCGACGACGAGACGGGATCGGAGATTATCGAGCGCGCAAACGAACTGTGTAAAGTTCACGATGCGTTGAAATCGGAGCTTCACGCAGAGACGAGTATCCAAGGCGACGCCGCCTGA